One window of the Paenibacillus beijingensis genome contains the following:
- the secD gene encoding protein translocase subunit SecD yields the protein MKRMLAFLLLVVICFGAIAATSPYLMDRIKLGLDLKGGFEILYEASPLHEGGKVTRESLNETAKSLESRVNKTGVSEPEVTTEGTNRIRIKIAGLGKADEAALREKLVEPAELTFRSARGCAADKGYCKIELIGNDFKENGAAIFQDSLGGYQISIKLNDQAKFAEVTREVAKLAPTGNNQLAIYLDDEQLSAPNVNEEINSNEATITGNFTRDEAANIRDTINLGALPLKLEVKYTQSVGATLGKLSLQQTVWAGVIGTILILAFMLIFYRIPGVAAAVSLIFYIWLLLVGFWLLDATLTLPGIAAFVLGIGIAVDANIITAERIKEEIRTGKSIMSAFRAGTKTSLRTIIDAHVTTIIASLVLFFIGAGTVRGFAVTLILSIIVSLISNVVLSRYLIYLLIRSGKVNKPGHYGVKESEISAL from the coding sequence ATGAAACGGATGCTAGCTTTTTTGCTGCTGGTCGTCATCTGCTTTGGCGCGATCGCGGCAACCAGCCCGTACCTGATGGATCGAATCAAGCTGGGGCTGGATCTCAAGGGCGGATTTGAAATACTGTATGAAGCTTCTCCACTGCACGAGGGCGGCAAAGTAACGAGAGAATCCCTGAACGAAACGGCCAAAAGTCTGGAGAGCAGGGTTAATAAAACAGGCGTTTCCGAGCCGGAGGTGACGACGGAAGGGACGAACCGGATCCGCATCAAGATCGCCGGTCTCGGCAAAGCCGACGAAGCGGCGCTGCGCGAGAAGCTCGTCGAGCCGGCCGAGCTGACGTTCCGCAGCGCAAGAGGCTGCGCAGCGGACAAAGGCTACTGCAAGATCGAGCTGATCGGCAACGACTTCAAAGAAAACGGCGCAGCCATTTTCCAGGATTCCCTTGGCGGCTACCAGATTTCCATCAAGCTTAACGATCAAGCCAAATTTGCCGAAGTGACGCGGGAAGTTGCCAAGCTTGCTCCGACGGGAAATAATCAGCTGGCAATCTATCTCGACGACGAGCAGCTGTCGGCTCCGAACGTCAATGAGGAAATTAACAGCAACGAAGCTACGATTACCGGCAATTTCACGCGCGACGAAGCGGCAAACATCCGCGATACGATCAACCTGGGCGCGCTGCCGCTTAAGCTGGAAGTCAAATATACGCAGTCCGTTGGAGCTACGCTCGGCAAGCTGAGCTTGCAGCAGACGGTGTGGGCCGGCGTAATCGGCACCATTCTCATTTTGGCGTTTATGCTCATTTTCTACCGGATCCCGGGCGTTGCTGCAGCCGTCTCGCTGATCTTCTACATTTGGCTGCTGCTTGTCGGCTTCTGGCTGCTGGATGCGACGCTTACGCTTCCGGGCATCGCCGCATTCGTACTCGGCATCGGCATCGCCGTCGACGCCAACATTATTACGGCCGAACGGATTAAAGAAGAAATCCGCACCGGCAAGAGCATCATGTCCGCGTTCCGGGCAGGTACGAAAACTTCGCTGCGGACGATTATCGACGCGCACGTCACGACGATTATTGCGTCGCTGGTACTGTTTTTTATCGGTGCGGGTACGGTGAGAGGCTTTGCGGTCACGCTTATTTTGAGCATTATCGTCAGCCTGATTTCCAACGTCGTCCTGTCGCGTTATTTGATCTACCTGCTTATCCGGAGCGGCAAAGTGAACAAACCGGGCCATTATGGGGTAAAGGAGAGTGAAATCAGTGCGCTCTAA
- the secF gene encoding protein translocase subunit SecF produces the protein MRSKETKFNFIHVSRYFYIFSIAITVIGIAALAFFGLNYGVDFKSGSNVDIAVTKNLSDQRSSIESYLNANEYGEHTLTMGTERITIRFEDVLTDAKEKQLKADFASKFDAGASLEVNTVDVEMARETEWNALKAMLIACIGIIIYIAIRFEWRFGVAAIVALVHDAFITISLFSIFRLEVNLPFIVAILTIIGYSINDTIVIFDRIRENLRFAKLKTTADLIHVVNQSVWQTLTRSINTVLTVMIAAVCLFIFGSESIKLFSLAMIIGLVSGAYSSIFIASPLWFMLKKRSKPKPAAKSQAAS, from the coding sequence GTGCGCTCTAAAGAAACCAAATTTAATTTCATTCATGTGAGCCGCTATTTCTATATTTTCTCCATCGCCATTACGGTCATCGGAATTGCGGCGCTCGCCTTTTTTGGCTTGAATTACGGGGTTGACTTTAAGTCCGGTTCCAACGTCGATATCGCGGTAACGAAAAATTTGTCCGACCAGAGGAGCAGCATCGAATCGTATTTGAATGCGAACGAATACGGCGAGCATACGCTGACGATGGGCACGGAACGGATTACGATCCGGTTCGAAGATGTGCTTACCGACGCCAAGGAGAAGCAGCTTAAAGCTGACTTCGCCTCCAAATTCGATGCCGGCGCTTCGCTGGAAGTGAACACGGTCGACGTCGAGATGGCAAGGGAAACCGAGTGGAACGCGCTGAAAGCGATGCTGATTGCCTGCATCGGCATTATTATCTATATCGCCATCCGCTTCGAATGGCGGTTCGGCGTGGCGGCGATCGTCGCTCTTGTCCACGACGCTTTCATCACGATCAGTCTGTTCTCGATTTTCCGGCTGGAAGTGAATTTGCCGTTTATTGTGGCGATTTTGACGATCATCGGTTATTCCATTAACGATACGATCGTTATCTTCGACCGGATCCGCGAAAATTTGCGGTTTGCCAAATTGAAGACGACCGCGGATCTCATCCATGTCGTGAACCAGAGCGTATGGCAAACGCTGACCCGCTCCATCAATACGGTGCTTACCGTCATGATCGCGGCGGTTTGCCTGTTCATTTTCGGCAGCGAATCCATCAAACTGTTCTCGCTGGCGATGATAATCGGGCTTGTAAGCGGCGCTTATTCCTCGATCTTCATCGCAAGCCCGTTGTGGTTCATGTTAAAGAAACGCTCGAAGCCGAAACCGGCCGCCAAATCCCAGGCCGCGTCTTGA
- a CDS encoding cation diffusion facilitator family transporter, with protein sequence MMQHDAKAESVRALIVNTGLALFKGTAGWFTGSGALLADGFRSASEACASYARAANLRSGGRHPADKSSAPRTEAAANLILAVLLLIVGLEIGISAVRNAVYGLQAAPDWYAAAAVPVAFVMKAVLVRDLQWKSEIAFSAAALLGAGGAQLGQLLQAEPLYYLDPAGALFIAVLVIRKGCKLAIAATRREQAPSPVMETADELMEVIQRVEGVVTVEALKARESGHYIVADIVISVNPRITVLEGNEIAKRVKLLLMKRFLHLAHVHVYVEPYDPGYPYKSNHDPNQEHSPSLLQ encoded by the coding sequence ATGATGCAGCATGATGCGAAAGCCGAGTCGGTACGGGCACTGATCGTCAATACCGGACTCGCTCTCTTCAAAGGAACGGCAGGATGGTTTACGGGGAGCGGGGCGCTGCTTGCGGACGGTTTCCGTTCCGCCTCGGAAGCTTGCGCATCTTATGCGCGTGCGGCCAATTTGCGGTCGGGTGGCCGACATCCGGCCGACAAGTCTTCGGCGCCGAGGACCGAAGCGGCCGCCAATCTGATATTGGCGGTGCTGCTGCTTATTGTCGGCTTGGAAATCGGTATTTCCGCCGTCCGCAATGCGGTTTACGGCCTTCAAGCCGCTCCGGACTGGTACGCCGCCGCGGCCGTTCCGGTCGCATTCGTGATGAAAGCGGTGCTGGTCCGGGATTTGCAGTGGAAGAGCGAGATCGCATTTTCCGCAGCCGCTCTGCTTGGAGCGGGCGGCGCGCAGCTCGGACAGCTGCTGCAGGCGGAGCCTCTTTATTATCTGGATCCTGCCGGCGCGCTGTTCATCGCGGTGCTGGTCATCCGCAAAGGCTGCAAGCTGGCAATCGCGGCAACGCGCAGAGAGCAGGCGCCGTCTCCGGTAATGGAAACGGCGGATGAGCTGATGGAAGTGATCCAGCGCGTCGAGGGGGTTGTCACCGTCGAAGCGCTGAAAGCGAGAGAGAGCGGCCATTATATCGTGGCGGATATCGTCATCAGCGTTAATCCCCGCATTACCGTTCTGGAAGGAAATGAAATCGCCAAGAGGGTAAAGCTTCTTTTAATGAAGCGTTTCCTCCATCTTGCCCATGTTCACGTTTATGTGGAGCCATACGATCCCGGATATCCGTATAAATCGAACCACGATCCGAATCAGGAGCATTCGCCCAGCCTGCTGCAATAG
- the recJ gene encoding single-stranded-DNA-specific exonuclease RecJ, with protein sequence MIKSKTRWLVKGLDAAGEQQAAHLGRELKLPPLVARLLVQRGYEDPAKAQWFLSAGAEDMHDPMLLLGMEQAAARIRQAAQSGEKVRIYGDYDADGVSSTALLLHVFRRLGIDADYYIPHRTREGYGLNNDAILRSAEAGITLLVTVDTGVSAAREVEYAQQLGMDVIVTDHHEPPAVLPQPLALVNPKQPGCPYPFKGLAGAGVAFKLAHALLGRPPLELADIAALGTIADLMPLTGENRILVRCGLETMRSGSRTGLRALAEAADVSLGSVSASDVAFFMAPRINAAGRLKHASEAVVLLTTEDAEQAGNSAAVLDLLNRERQHIVDEMTKEAEELWQVRKRQCIDEGLPEPGVIVLAAEGWNPGVIGIVASKLLERHYKPAVILGIDAQTGMCKGSARSIDGFDMYAALTECAGLMDHFGGHQAAAGMSLHRDRLPEFEQTLCACAARVLKAEDLIPKTLIDLECALSEATLETIGQLSQLEPFGSANPAPRLLINGARLAERRVIGKERNHLKLLLGGVQGADLDAIGFGLGWVAGRLEAAESADVIGELSVNEWNGRRKPQLLLRDLRVSELLVYDRRNETEPLASLRRIADDAAAGGSQLYVVGDEGGLPETASALQLGDSKKHADETGSIAGFYTYEALPADLSDCRELALIGRPPAIERLAAFLSRCPNLEAVHAMYRTAGPAGFPQREHFGAVYQLLRRAGEIPAAIAPDRLASQTGWPKEAVEMMLGVFKELELVTRLGGAIAPAASPRKRELDESALYRDWRQRTEEAAVLQAPLEELARWMRKQLHLTERN encoded by the coding sequence GTGATTAAATCCAAAACCCGCTGGCTTGTCAAAGGGTTGGATGCAGCCGGCGAGCAGCAGGCAGCCCATCTTGGCCGGGAGCTGAAACTGCCGCCTCTTGTCGCCCGCCTGCTCGTTCAAAGGGGGTATGAAGACCCGGCGAAAGCGCAGTGGTTTCTGAGTGCGGGAGCGGAAGACATGCATGATCCGATGCTCTTGCTCGGAATGGAACAGGCGGCAGCCCGTATTCGTCAAGCGGCTCAAAGCGGGGAAAAGGTCCGCATCTACGGCGATTATGATGCCGACGGCGTATCTTCGACAGCGCTTCTGCTGCACGTGTTCCGCCGGCTCGGCATCGATGCCGATTATTACATTCCGCATCGCACAAGGGAAGGGTACGGACTCAATAACGACGCGATACTCCGCTCCGCGGAAGCGGGGATTACACTGCTCGTTACCGTCGATACCGGAGTCAGCGCCGCCCGGGAGGTGGAATATGCGCAGCAGCTCGGCATGGACGTCATCGTGACGGACCACCACGAGCCGCCTGCCGTGCTGCCGCAGCCGCTGGCGCTTGTAAACCCGAAACAGCCTGGCTGCCCGTATCCGTTCAAAGGGCTGGCAGGCGCAGGCGTCGCCTTCAAGCTGGCGCACGCGCTTCTGGGGCGCCCGCCGCTGGAACTGGCGGACATCGCGGCGCTCGGCACAATCGCGGATTTGATGCCGCTGACCGGCGAGAACCGTATTCTCGTCCGCTGCGGACTGGAGACGATGCGCAGCGGCTCCAGAACCGGGCTGCGTGCGCTGGCAGAAGCCGCCGATGTATCGCTCGGCTCCGTTTCCGCTTCGGACGTGGCCTTCTTTATGGCGCCGCGCATTAATGCGGCGGGGCGGCTGAAGCACGCCTCGGAAGCGGTCGTTTTGTTAACGACCGAGGACGCCGAACAGGCCGGGAATTCGGCAGCCGTGCTCGACCTGCTGAACCGGGAACGTCAGCATATCGTCGATGAGATGACAAAGGAAGCGGAAGAGCTGTGGCAAGTCCGCAAACGGCAGTGTATCGATGAAGGGCTCCCGGAACCGGGCGTCATCGTGTTGGCTGCGGAAGGCTGGAACCCGGGCGTCATCGGCATCGTCGCCTCCAAGCTGCTGGAGCGCCATTATAAACCGGCGGTAATCTTGGGCATTGATGCCCAGACCGGGATGTGCAAAGGCTCCGCCCGCTCGATTGACGGATTCGACATGTATGCCGCCTTAACGGAATGCGCCGGCTTGATGGACCACTTTGGCGGCCACCAGGCCGCTGCAGGGATGAGCCTTCACCGCGACCGTCTGCCCGAGTTCGAACAAACGTTGTGCGCTTGTGCAGCTCGGGTGCTTAAGGCCGAAGACCTAATACCAAAGACGTTGATCGATCTCGAATGCGCACTTTCGGAAGCGACGCTGGAGACGATCGGGCAGCTGTCGCAGCTGGAGCCGTTCGGAAGCGCCAATCCGGCTCCAAGACTGCTGATCAACGGCGCCAGATTGGCGGAACGAAGGGTCATCGGGAAGGAACGGAACCATTTGAAGCTGCTGCTTGGCGGCGTTCAAGGAGCGGATCTGGATGCGATCGGCTTTGGGCTTGGCTGGGTAGCCGGGCGGCTGGAAGCGGCTGAGAGCGCCGATGTGATCGGCGAGCTGTCCGTGAACGAATGGAACGGACGCCGCAAGCCGCAGCTCCTGCTCCGGGATCTGCGCGTATCGGAGCTGCTTGTTTATGACAGGCGCAACGAAACGGAACCGCTTGCGAGCTTGCGCCGCATCGCGGATGATGCTGCCGCCGGCGGATCGCAGCTGTACGTTGTAGGAGACGAGGGCGGGTTGCCGGAAACGGCATCCGCGCTTCAGTTGGGCGATTCAAAGAAGCATGCGGATGAGACCGGCAGCATAGCGGGCTTTTATACATATGAGGCGCTGCCTGCCGACTTGTCCGATTGCCGCGAGCTGGCGCTTATCGGCCGCCCGCCAGCGATCGAACGGCTGGCCGCATTTTTAAGCCGGTGCCCGAATTTGGAAGCGGTGCACGCGATGTACCGCACCGCCGGTCCGGCAGGTTTTCCGCAGCGTGAACATTTCGGCGCCGTTTATCAGCTGCTGAGGCGTGCCGGGGAAATTCCGGCGGCAATCGCACCGGATCGGCTTGCTTCTCAAACAGGCTGGCCAAAAGAGGCGGTAGAGATGATGCTGGGCGTCTTTAAGGAATTGGAATTGGTAACAAGGCTCGGAGGGGCAATCGCCCCGGCGGCATCGCCCCGGAAGCGCGAGCTTGACGAATCCGCTCTGTACCGCGACTGGCGGCAAAGGACGGAGGAAGCGGCCGTGCTGCAGGCGCCGCTGGAAGAGCTCGCCCGTTGGATGCGTAAACAACTTCATTTAACCGAAAGGAACTGA
- a CDS encoding adenine phosphoribosyltransferase yields MNFKDYIREIPDFPQPGILFKDITTLLKHGKAYGAAIEALKEAVKNKEIDLIAGPEARGFVVGAPLALALGVGFVPIRKSGKLPGETIEAKYALEYGNDCLAMHKDAIAPGQKVLIADDLLATGGTIATTINLIRQLGGEVAGAAFLIELEDLNGREKLGDVDVFSLIKY; encoded by the coding sequence ATCAATTTCAAGGATTACATCCGGGAGATCCCGGATTTTCCCCAGCCCGGAATCCTTTTCAAGGACATTACGACGCTGTTGAAGCACGGCAAAGCGTATGGGGCGGCTATTGAAGCGCTGAAAGAAGCGGTGAAAAATAAAGAAATCGATCTGATCGCAGGACCGGAGGCCCGCGGCTTTGTTGTCGGCGCGCCGCTGGCGCTGGCGCTCGGTGTCGGTTTTGTGCCGATTCGCAAAAGCGGCAAGCTGCCGGGAGAAACGATCGAAGCGAAATACGCTCTGGAATACGGCAATGACTGTCTCGCCATGCACAAGGATGCGATCGCTCCGGGCCAGAAAGTGCTCATCGCCGACGACTTGCTCGCCACCGGCGGCACGATCGCCACAACGATCAATCTGATCCGCCAGCTTGGCGGCGAGGTGGCCGGCGCCGCATTTTTGATCGAGCTTGAAGACTTGAACGGCCGCGAGAAGCTGGGCGATGTCGATGTATTTTCGTTAATCAAGTATTAA
- a CDS encoding RelA/SpoT family protein, protein MGIEQLLEKASTYMKDQDLQRVRVAYEFAEQAHHGQVRKSGEPYILHPIAVADILVNMQMDVTSIIAALLHDVVEDTTVDLAEVRARFGETCAMLVDGLTKLEKIRFRSKEEQQNENYRKMFVAMAQDIRVILIKLADRLHNMRTLKFQSEEAQRRIAYETLEIFCPIAHRLGISAIKWEMEDIALRYLNPQQYYRIANLMKKKRVEREAYISTVVGRISEKLEEMGIDGDISGRPKHIYSIYRKMSMRNKQFSEIYDLMAIRIIVDNIKDCYATLGIIHTLWKPMPGRFKDYIAMPKANMYQSLHTTVIGPNGEPTEVQIRTWEMHRTSEYGIAAHWAYKEGMPTPGGNFEDKMTWFREILELQHEAEDASEFMESLKMDFFSDLVFVFTPKGEVIELPAGSVSLDFAYRIHTEVGNRTIGAKVNGRIVPLDQKLKTGDIVEILTSKHSYGPSQDWIKIAQSSHARSKIKQWFKREKREENVAKGREMLERELKRLGLETSVWMTEDKLQEAATKFTFTDIEDMMSAIGFGGITAAQVCSKMTEKMRREAEEANLIELTNEPKEMKTPGPKKKPATGGVSVKGIDNLLVRFARCCYPVPGDEIVGYITRGRGVSIHRKDCPNLPIEMEGEEADRLIEVEWEDSADSNYSVDIEVTGHDHRGLLNEVLQAVSESKTNISAVTGRTGKNKMVIIHMTILIRNVDHLQSVVEKIKRLKDIYSVQRIMQ, encoded by the coding sequence ATGGGCATAGAGCAGCTACTCGAAAAAGCGTCGACATATATGAAAGATCAGGATCTGCAGCGGGTGCGCGTCGCATACGAATTTGCCGAGCAGGCTCATCACGGGCAAGTGCGCAAATCCGGCGAGCCGTATATTTTACATCCGATCGCAGTCGCGGACATTCTGGTCAATATGCAAATGGACGTCACGTCGATTATCGCCGCGCTGCTGCACGACGTTGTGGAAGACACGACCGTGGATCTGGCCGAGGTGAGGGCGCGGTTCGGGGAGACGTGCGCCATGCTGGTCGACGGCTTAACCAAGCTGGAGAAAATCCGCTTTCGCTCGAAGGAAGAGCAGCAAAACGAGAATTACCGTAAAATGTTCGTCGCCATGGCGCAGGATATCCGCGTCATTCTGATCAAGCTGGCGGACCGTCTTCATAATATGCGTACGCTCAAATTTCAGTCGGAGGAAGCGCAGCGGCGGATCGCTTACGAAACGCTCGAAATTTTTTGCCCGATTGCGCACCGGCTCGGCATTTCGGCGATTAAATGGGAGATGGAAGATATCGCGCTGCGCTATCTGAATCCCCAACAGTATTATCGCATTGCCAATTTGATGAAAAAAAAGCGGGTCGAGCGCGAAGCATACATTTCCACAGTTGTCGGCCGCATTAGCGAGAAGTTGGAAGAAATGGGCATCGACGGCGATATTTCCGGCCGTCCGAAGCATATTTACAGTATTTACCGCAAAATGTCGATGCGCAACAAGCAGTTCAGCGAAATCTACGATTTGATGGCAATCCGGATTATCGTGGACAACATTAAGGACTGCTACGCCACGCTCGGCATTATTCATACATTGTGGAAGCCGATGCCGGGACGGTTCAAAGACTATATCGCCATGCCGAAGGCGAATATGTACCAGTCGCTGCATACGACCGTCATCGGTCCGAACGGCGAGCCGACGGAAGTGCAAATCCGCACGTGGGAAATGCACCGCACAAGCGAATACGGGATCGCCGCCCACTGGGCGTACAAAGAAGGCATGCCGACTCCGGGCGGAAATTTCGAAGATAAGATGACCTGGTTCCGCGAAATCTTGGAGCTTCAGCATGAAGCCGAGGACGCCTCGGAGTTTATGGAATCGCTCAAAATGGACTTTTTCTCCGACCTCGTGTTCGTTTTTACGCCCAAAGGGGAAGTGATCGAGCTGCCTGCCGGCTCCGTGTCGCTGGACTTCGCGTACCGGATTCATACGGAAGTCGGCAACCGGACGATCGGCGCGAAGGTGAACGGACGGATTGTGCCGCTGGACCAAAAGCTGAAGACCGGGGACATCGTGGAGATTTTGACGTCGAAGCATTCCTACGGCCCAAGCCAGGACTGGATCAAAATCGCCCAATCGTCGCATGCGCGCTCCAAAATCAAACAATGGTTCAAGCGCGAGAAGCGCGAGGAAAATGTTGCAAAGGGACGCGAAATGCTCGAACGCGAGCTGAAACGGCTCGGTCTGGAGACATCGGTCTGGATGACCGAAGACAAGCTTCAAGAAGCGGCGACCAAGTTCACCTTCACCGATATCGAAGATATGATGTCCGCGATCGGATTCGGAGGCATTACGGCTGCCCAGGTTTGCAGCAAAATGACGGAGAAGATGCGCAGGGAAGCGGAAGAAGCGAACCTGATCGAGCTGACGAACGAACCGAAGGAAATGAAAACGCCGGGTCCGAAGAAAAAGCCGGCTACGGGCGGCGTTTCCGTGAAGGGGATCGACAACCTGCTCGTCCGGTTCGCCCGCTGCTGTTATCCTGTTCCGGGCGACGAAATCGTCGGCTACATTACGCGCGGACGCGGCGTATCCATTCACCGGAAAGATTGTCCCAACCTTCCGATCGAGATGGAGGGCGAGGAAGCGGACCGCCTGATCGAAGTGGAATGGGAAGATTCGGCCGATTCCAACTACAGCGTCGACATCGAAGTGACGGGCCACGACCACCGTGGATTGCTGAACGAAGTGCTGCAGGCGGTATCGGAGAGCAAAACGAACATTTCCGCCGTTACCGGCCGCACCGGCAAAAACAAAATGGTCATCATTCATATGACCATACTCATTCGCAATGTCGACCACCTGCAGTCGGTCGTCGAGAAGATCAAACGTTTGAAAGACATTTACTCGGTGCAGCGCATTATGCAGTGA
- the dtd gene encoding D-aminoacyl-tRNA deacylase, with the protein MRVVVQRSKQASVTVGGETVGEIESGLVLLVGITHDDTERDIRWMADKIAGLRIFEDGDGKMNLSIREAGGAVLSVSQFTLYGDCRKGRRPSFIAAARPEYAQKLYDEFNAQLRSAGLTVETGRFGAMMDVSLVNWGPITLIVDSKE; encoded by the coding sequence TTGAGAGTAGTCGTTCAAAGAAGCAAGCAGGCGTCCGTAACCGTGGGCGGCGAGACGGTAGGCGAGATCGAATCGGGACTCGTGCTGCTTGTCGGCATTACGCATGATGATACGGAACGCGACATCCGCTGGATGGCGGACAAAATCGCCGGCCTGCGCATTTTTGAAGACGGCGACGGCAAGATGAATCTGTCGATCCGGGAAGCAGGCGGCGCCGTTCTGTCCGTATCGCAATTTACGCTCTACGGCGACTGCCGCAAAGGAAGGCGTCCGAGCTTCATCGCGGCAGCCCGCCCGGAATATGCGCAGAAGCTGTACGACGAATTCAACGCACAGCTTCGAAGCGCCGGGCTAACCGTCGAAACCGGCCGCTTCGGCGCGATGATGGACGTTTCTCTTGTGAACTGGGGACCGATCACGCTGATCGTCGACAGCAAGGAATAA